AAAATGTTTTAGCTGCAAATGAGTTCATTGAGCTCTTTTGTGAGTTAGTGGTAGCCAGGCTTTCCATCATCAAGAAGCGTAGGTGAGGCAGCCTGATGACACCATGGGTACTTTCTATAGATTTTctctttacataaaataaaatgttactAAAGCAGTCCAACTATTACAGGGAATGCCCTGCTGATCTGAAAGAAGGAATTGCTAGTTTGATATTTGCGGCCCCAAGATGTGCTGAGATTCCAGAGCTAATAGAAATTAGAAACATTTTTGAGAAGAAATACGGAAGAGATTTTGTAGCTGCTGCCACTGATCTGCGGCCCAACTGCGGTGTTAATCGCTTGGTTAGCTTTCTCTTTTATCATGATTGCTCCATTGTAGGATATCAAATTTAGCTTGCTGTTGAGATTACTGACATTGCCTTTGCTTGTCTCTGTTCCTACAGCTGATTGACAAGCTCTCAGTTAAAACTCCTACAGGTGAAGCAAAATTGAAAGTCATGAAGGAAATAGCTAAGGATCACAACATAGAATGGGATACAACTGAATCAGAAAAGGAGCTGCTCAAGCCTCCTGAAGAGCTTATTGTTAGTTCACAAGTCCATTCATTCTAAGCTTATTTCTTTTTCGTTCTAATATAAACTAATGTGCTTTTCTAATTGATTAGGAGGGGCCACGTACATTCGTTAGTGCAACCAGCTTACCTGTGAAACCTGCTACAAATCATTGTCCGGAACCAAAAGAGTCTATGACCAGGTAACTCTGCTCTAGGTCAGTTTTCAATCAAAAATTTTCACCATCAACTGTTTCTAACTTGTTTATATTCTTTGTTCTTACTAAAAATAATGTGGCAGAGGAGAAGAGGGCCATAATCGTTTTAAAGACACGGTTGCAGCTGCTGAAGCAGCAGAACAATCTGCAAAAAAAGCAATTGCTGCTGCACAAGCTGCTGCATATTTGGCCAACCGAGAGAGTAATCTATTTAGTGAAGCATCTGGTTGTGTAGGCAACACTGCTCGAGGATCTGTTCCAACTTCTCCTCCTGGAACTAGGAGAATGTATGAATCTCGGAGTTTTGGGACGTTCTACCCTCCAAGTACTGAGGATGTAAGACCCGGCAACAATGGAGGTGGAAAGACCTGTAGGAGACACAGCTACAATCATGCCCCTGCTGCACATTCAGATATAAAGTTTGATGAATCAGATTGTGATGAAGAAATAGAAATTGAAGATTATCCTGTTGGCAGCACTGATCTGCCACCACCAGTACCTTCTCTTGAGAAACAGGATTCTTCTATTCACCGTGTACACCCAAAATTGCCTGATTATGATGATCTGGCAGCTCGTTTTGAAGCTCTCAAGTATCGGAAATCACTACCATGAAAATCAGATGCTTGTAACCAATTTTATTGAGATTCAGATATTATTATACAATTTTATGA
This is a stretch of genomic DNA from Gossypium arboreum isolate Shixiya-1 chromosome 11, ASM2569848v2, whole genome shotgun sequence. It encodes these proteins:
- the LOC108473944 gene encoding uncharacterized protein LOC108473944, whose product is MTVAAAATAHSKKLMKLTLSLFGNGFNSSKCKTAAKMAVARIKLLRNKRQVVVKQMRRDIALLLQSGQDATARIRVEHVMREQNVLAANEFIELFCELVVARLSIIKKRRECPADLKEGIASLIFAAPRCAEIPELIEIRNIFEKKYGRDFVAAATDLRPNCGVNRLLIDKLSVKTPTGEAKLKVMKEIAKDHNIEWDTTESEKELLKPPEELIEGPRTFVSATSLPVKPATNHCPEPKESMTRGEEGHNRFKDTVAAAEAAEQSAKKAIAAAQAAAYLANRESNLFSEASGCVGNTARGSVPTSPPGTRRMYESRSFGTFYPPSTEDVRPGNNGGGKTCRRHSYNHAPAAHSDIKFDESDCDEEIEIEDYPVGSTDLPPPVPSLEKQDSSIHRVHPKLPDYDDLAARFEALKYRKSLP